The following are encoded together in the Rhizobium sp. SSA_523 genome:
- a CDS encoding formimidoylglutamate deiminase codes for MEILAARALLEEGWAQDVRICIRDGVIDRIEKELGPQPSGESVDILVAGMPNLHSHAFQRAMAGLAEVRGTVADSFWSWRSLMYQLALTMTPDQMEAVAAKVYMEMLEAGFTRVGEFHYLHHDKDGRAYANIAEHAERIAEAAADTGINLTLLPVFYAHSNFGGVAPVDGQRRFIHTLDAFSDLMEASERAIKPLRNSNLGLALHSLRAVTPAELQRLVERHGDGPIHIHIAEQAKEVSDCLAWSGARPVEWLLANAPVDARWCLIHATHMTQSETLGMAASGALAGLCPITEANLGDGIFPAETFLQAAGNFGIGSDSNISISVAHELRQLEYSQRLRAQARNVIAEPGQSTGRKLYEKALLGGNAALGHHAVVRPGAAADLVSLRADAVFVRHADQLLDHWVFGDGVTVDSVWAAGIKCVADGRHIARDVIVKRFRLAMETLMDC; via the coding sequence ATGGAGATCTTGGCTGCGCGAGCGCTTCTGGAGGAGGGGTGGGCACAGGATGTCCGGATATGTATCCGCGACGGTGTCATCGATCGGATCGAGAAGGAGTTAGGGCCGCAGCCCTCCGGCGAAAGCGTGGACATTCTGGTTGCGGGAATGCCCAACCTTCACAGCCACGCGTTCCAGCGCGCAATGGCAGGTCTTGCCGAAGTGAGGGGAACGGTCGCCGACAGTTTCTGGAGCTGGCGGAGCCTCATGTATCAGCTTGCTCTGACCATGACGCCGGATCAGATGGAGGCGGTGGCGGCAAAGGTCTATATGGAAATGCTGGAGGCCGGTTTTACTCGCGTCGGCGAATTCCACTACCTCCACCATGACAAGGACGGCAGAGCCTATGCCAATATTGCCGAGCATGCGGAACGCATCGCTGAGGCCGCCGCCGATACGGGCATCAATCTGACGCTTCTTCCGGTCTTCTACGCGCATTCCAATTTCGGCGGTGTCGCCCCCGTCGACGGGCAGCGCCGGTTCATCCATACGCTCGACGCATTCTCGGACCTGATGGAGGCAAGCGAGCGCGCGATCAAGCCGCTGCGAAACAGCAATCTCGGGCTCGCTCTGCACAGCCTGCGCGCGGTCACCCCTGCCGAACTGCAGAGGCTGGTGGAGCGGCACGGTGACGGGCCGATCCATATTCACATTGCCGAGCAGGCGAAAGAGGTGAGCGACTGCCTGGCCTGGTCGGGCGCACGGCCGGTGGAATGGCTTCTCGCCAATGCGCCGGTGGATGCAAGGTGGTGCCTCATCCATGCAACCCATATGACGCAAAGCGAGACGCTCGGCATGGCGGCAAGCGGCGCGCTGGCCGGTCTATGTCCGATCACCGAGGCAAACCTTGGCGACGGCATTTTCCCGGCAGAGACATTTCTCCAGGCCGCCGGAAATTTCGGCATCGGATCGGATTCGAATATCTCCATCTCGGTTGCGCACGAATTGAGACAGCTGGAATATTCACAGCGCCTGCGTGCGCAGGCGCGCAATGTGATCGCCGAGCCGGGCCAGTCGACGGGCCGTAAGCTGTATGAGAAGGCCCTGCTGGGAGGGAATGCCGCGCTTGGCCACCATGCCGTGGTCAGGCCGGGCGCCGCTGCCGATCTCGTATCCCTGCGCGCCGATGCCGTCTTCGTGCGTCATGCCGACCAATTGCTCGACCACTGGGTTTTTGGCGACGGCGTGACGGTGGACAGCGTTTGGGCGGCTGGCATCAAATGCGTTGCCGATGGGCGTCATATTGCTCGCGACGTCATCGTGAAGCGGTTCCGGCTGGCCATGGAGACCCTCATGGACTGCTGA
- the hutI gene encoding imidazolonepropionase has product MRTSPPQQTLYRNARLVTLAPDLSGQGSSGEGLSGLGVIADGVIAVAGAELTFVGRRTDLPRDLQGAETIDLEGRLVTPALIDCHTHLVFGGNRAKEFEMRLNGATYEDISRAGGGIVSSVTATRAQDVEALAQGALARLDHLLAEGVSTVEIKSGYGLDIPTELNMLRAARRLAALREVRIKTSYLAAHATPAEYKGRKEAYLAEVVLPGLELAHSEGLVDAVDGFCEGIAFSPDEMARVFQLARSLGLPVKLHAEQLSNLGGAKLAASFGALSADHLEYLDQDGVLSMAQAGTVAVLLPGAFYTLNETRKPPVALLRQAGVPLAIATDCNPGTSPLTSLLLAMNMAATLFGLTIEECIAGTTREAARALGLHRQTGTLEPGKSADLAVWDVESPAELVYRIGYNPLHARIFQGQRIER; this is encoded by the coding sequence ATGCGCACGAGCCCTCCTCAACAGACGCTGTACCGGAATGCCCGCCTGGTGACGCTTGCCCCAGACCTTAGTGGACAGGGATCAAGCGGAGAGGGCTTAAGCGGACTGGGCGTGATCGCCGACGGCGTCATCGCGGTCGCCGGCGCCGAACTGACCTTCGTGGGCAGACGGACCGATCTTCCTCGGGACTTGCAAGGCGCTGAGACGATCGATCTCGAAGGACGCCTGGTCACCCCCGCCCTGATCGACTGCCATACGCATCTCGTCTTCGGCGGCAATCGCGCCAAGGAATTCGAAATGCGGCTGAATGGCGCGACTTACGAAGACATATCCCGCGCCGGCGGCGGCATCGTCTCCTCGGTCACGGCAACGCGGGCGCAAGACGTCGAGGCGCTGGCGCAGGGCGCACTTGCTCGGCTCGATCACCTGCTGGCCGAAGGTGTTTCGACCGTCGAGATCAAGTCCGGCTACGGACTCGATATCCCGACCGAGCTGAACATGCTGCGGGCGGCGCGGCGGCTCGCCGCTTTGCGCGAGGTCAGGATCAAGACCTCCTATCTTGCCGCCCATGCGACACCGGCAGAGTACAAGGGCCGCAAGGAGGCCTATCTCGCCGAGGTCGTGCTGCCGGGTCTCGAACTCGCGCACTCGGAAGGTCTGGTCGACGCCGTGGACGGATTTTGCGAAGGCATCGCCTTTTCGCCTGACGAAATGGCCCGTGTCTTCCAGCTGGCCAGATCGCTTGGCCTCCCGGTCAAGCTGCATGCCGAACAGCTCTCCAATCTCGGCGGCGCAAAGCTTGCTGCGTCCTTCGGCGCGCTGTCGGCAGATCATCTCGAATATCTGGACCAGGATGGCGTGCTTTCCATGGCGCAGGCCGGCACGGTGGCGGTTCTTTTGCCCGGCGCCTTCTATACGCTGAACGAGACCCGCAAACCGCCAGTGGCGCTCCTGCGGCAGGCGGGCGTGCCTCTGGCAATCGCCACCGATTGCAATCCCGGTACATCGCCGCTGACCTCCCTGCTTCTTGCGATGAACATGGCGGCAACCCTTTTCGGCCTGACGATCGAGGAATGCATTGCCGGTACGACCCGGGAGGCCGCCCGCGCCCTTGGCCTGCATCGCCAGACCGGCACCCTCGAGCCCGGCAAATCGGCCGATCTTGCCGTCTGGGACGTCGAGTCACCGGCCGAACTTGTCTATCGGATCGGCTACAACCCGCTCCATGCCCGCATCTTCCAGGGACAGAGGATCGAAAGATGA
- a CDS encoding sugar ABC transporter substrate-binding protein has product MIKKLLSATCLFSVALMSTASADTISMWVRSGIGDSFKELVKAYNAKGGDTVELTEVPFAELVQKYATAIAGGQAPDALSLDLIYTPAFAAAGQLEDLTDWARSLPYFNALSPSHIKLGTYDDRIYGLPLSVETSIFAWNKDLYKKAGLDPDKAPKTWEEIGDNARKIRALGGDTYGFYFSGGGCGGCMIFTFTPLVWGAGADILSEDGKTATLDTPQMRKAIDVYRDLVAKDTVPAGAASDNGVNFLSITNGKIGQQSLGAFAIGTMVTQHPEIDFGVTLIPGVDGKPSSFAGGDNFVVTKATPRLDQIKAFLEYTYSVEGQTIMAEYGSLPTRADIADQVLSGLDPRLKVAMSAVSLAKTPYTLQFNDLINSANGPWATFINAAIYGDDVDGAFSDAQAEMQSILDAAQ; this is encoded by the coding sequence ATGATCAAGAAATTATTGTCCGCGACATGCCTGTTTTCTGTCGCGCTGATGTCCACCGCTTCGGCGGACACCATTTCCATGTGGGTGCGCTCCGGAATCGGCGATTCTTTTAAGGAACTGGTGAAGGCCTATAACGCCAAGGGCGGCGATACGGTGGAACTGACCGAAGTGCCCTTTGCCGAACTGGTGCAGAAATACGCAACGGCGATTGCCGGCGGCCAGGCGCCCGATGCGCTCTCCCTCGATCTCATCTATACGCCGGCCTTCGCTGCGGCCGGCCAGCTGGAGGATCTGACCGATTGGGCGCGGTCGCTGCCTTATTTCAACGCGCTGTCGCCCTCGCATATCAAGCTCGGCACCTATGACGACAGGATCTACGGCCTGCCGCTCTCGGTGGAAACCTCCATCTTCGCCTGGAACAAGGACCTCTACAAGAAGGCCGGTCTCGATCCGGACAAGGCCCCGAAGACCTGGGAGGAGATCGGCGACAATGCCCGGAAGATCCGTGCGCTGGGCGGCGATACCTATGGCTTCTACTTCTCCGGCGGCGGCTGCGGAGGCTGCATGATCTTCACTTTCACCCCGCTCGTCTGGGGCGCCGGTGCGGATATCCTGTCGGAGGATGGCAAGACGGCGACGCTCGATACGCCGCAGATGCGCAAGGCCATCGATGTCTATCGCGACCTTGTCGCCAAGGATACGGTACCGGCCGGCGCCGCCAGCGATAATGGCGTCAACTTCCTGTCCATCACAAATGGCAAGATCGGCCAGCAGAGCCTCGGCGCATTTGCGATCGGGACGATGGTGACGCAGCATCCCGAGATCGATTTCGGCGTGACGCTGATACCCGGCGTCGACGGCAAGCCGTCCTCCTTTGCCGGCGGCGACAATTTCGTCGTCACCAAGGCCACGCCTCGGCTCGATCAGATCAAGGCTTTCCTGGAATACACCTATTCCGTCGAGGGCCAGACGATCATGGCCGAATATGGCAGCCTTCCGACGCGCGCCGATATTGCCGATCAGGTCCTGTCCGGGCTGGATCCGCGTCTGAAGGTAGCGATGAGTGCGGTTTCCCTCGCGAAAACGCCCTATACCCTGCAGTTCAACGATCTGATCAATTCCGCCAATGGTCCCTGGGCC
- the hutH gene encoding histidine ammonia-lyase has product MTITLTPGSVSLKDLEQIYWSGDAVRIEPAFHAGIEKAARRIAEIASANAPVYGVNTGFGKLASIKIDAADVATLQRNLILSHCCGVGQPLPENITRLIMALKLISLGRGASGVRLEIVLLIEQMLEKGVIPVIPEKGSVGASGDLAPLAHMTATMMGHGEAYYAGERMESAAALEKAGLAPIALAAKEGLALINGTQTSTALALAGLFRAHRAAQAALITGAMSTDAAMASVAPFHPEIHTLRGHQGQIDTAAALRALLAGSAIVISHVEGDERVQDPYCIRCQPQVDGACLDLLRSVGRTLEIEANAVTDNPLVLSDGSVVSGGNFHAEPVAFAADQIALAICEIGAISQRRIALLVDPALSYGLPAFLAKKPGLNSGLMIAEVTSATLMSENKQMSHPASVDSTPTSANQEDHVSMACHGARRLLAMTENLFGILAIEALAAAQGIEFRPVETSRELQKAVAAIRAVVPSLEEDRYMATDLQNAIELVASGRLNASVSAGLLPSLER; this is encoded by the coding sequence ATGACCATCACGCTGACACCCGGATCCGTATCGCTGAAAGACCTGGAGCAGATCTACTGGAGCGGCGATGCAGTCCGCATCGAGCCGGCCTTTCACGCGGGCATTGAAAAGGCAGCCCGACGCATTGCCGAGATCGCCAGTGCCAATGCACCCGTCTATGGCGTGAATACCGGCTTCGGCAAGCTTGCCTCGATCAAGATCGATGCTGCGGATGTGGCCACTCTGCAGCGCAACCTCATTCTGTCGCATTGCTGCGGCGTCGGCCAGCCGCTTCCGGAAAACATCACGCGGCTGATCATGGCGCTCAAACTCATCTCCCTCGGCCGCGGCGCCTCGGGCGTGCGCCTGGAGATTGTGCTGCTCATCGAGCAGATGCTGGAAAAGGGCGTCATTCCCGTCATTCCGGAAAAAGGTTCCGTCGGCGCATCGGGCGATCTGGCTCCACTTGCCCATATGACGGCGACCATGATGGGCCATGGGGAAGCCTACTATGCCGGCGAGCGCATGGAGAGTGCCGCCGCCCTTGAGAAAGCTGGCCTGGCGCCGATCGCGCTGGCCGCAAAGGAGGGCCTGGCGCTGATCAACGGCACCCAGACCTCGACCGCACTGGCCCTTGCCGGATTGTTTCGCGCTCACCGGGCGGCCCAGGCGGCCTTGATCACCGGCGCCATGTCGACCGACGCGGCCATGGCATCGGTTGCGCCCTTTCATCCCGAAATCCATACGCTGCGCGGTCATCAGGGGCAGATCGATACTGCCGCCGCGCTGCGCGCCCTGCTGGCCGGCTCGGCGATCGTGATCAGCCATGTCGAAGGCGATGAGCGCGTTCAGGATCCCTATTGCATCCGCTGCCAGCCGCAGGTCGATGGCGCCTGCCTGGACCTGCTGCGCTCGGTCGGCCGGACGCTGGAAATCGAGGCCAATGCCGTCACCGACAATCCGCTCGTCCTGTCGGATGGGTCGGTCGTGTCGGGCGGAAATTTTCACGCCGAGCCGGTGGCCTTCGCAGCCGATCAGATCGCTTTGGCAATCTGTGAAATCGGCGCGATTTCACAGCGCCGCATCGCGCTTCTGGTCGATCCCGCGCTTTCCTACGGCCTGCCCGCTTTTCTCGCGAAGAAGCCGGGCCTGAATTCCGGGCTGATGATCGCGGAAGTCACCTCCGCTACGCTGATGTCGGAAAACAAGCAGATGTCGCATCCGGCCTCCGTGGATTCGACGCCGACATCGGCCAATCAGGAGGACCATGTTTCCATGGCTTGCCACGGCGCCCGTCGTCTCCTGGCAATGACCGAGAACCTCTTTGGCATCCTGGCGATCGAAGCACTGGCGGCTGCACAAGGGATCGAGTTCAGACCGGTTGAGACCAGCCGGGAGCTGCAAAAGGCCGTCGCCGCCATTCGCGCCGTGGTGCCCTCCCTGGAGGAAGACCGGTATATGGCGACGGACCTGCAGAATGCCATCGAACTCGTTGCGTCCGGCAGGCTGAACGCCTCCGTCTCCGCCGGTCTTCTGCCGTCCCTGGAGCGATGA
- a CDS encoding LacI family DNA-binding transcriptional regulator, protein MHDVARAAGVSVSTVSKALNDNGRMAPDTRARIKQVAEGIGFRPNALARGLLFNRSFTIGLLTNDTYGRFTLPVMAGVSEALVDEGVSVFLCAIEDDPALGKIHVDAMLDKQVDGIIATGKRIDRALPVDLSGLSVPVVYAFTQGAPESVTFTSDDAQGVELAVAQLLALGRRRLVHVTGPEDFASVRERAAAFRTHTGAAAEVLCGVWSEAWGHEAVARLWGRGGETPDGIFCGNDQIARGVVDALRERAVRVPVDVSVIGFDNWEIMADQARPPLTSVDMNLKELGKEAGRTVLALAEGKIIEPGLRKLPCRLVVRQSCGGGVA, encoded by the coding sequence ATACACGATGTCGCCCGTGCCGCCGGCGTCAGCGTCTCCACGGTCTCGAAGGCGCTGAACGACAATGGGCGGATGGCGCCGGATACCCGTGCCAGAATCAAGCAGGTCGCGGAGGGCATCGGCTTCAGGCCCAATGCGCTGGCCCGTGGCCTGCTTTTCAACCGCTCCTTCACGATCGGACTGCTCACCAACGATACCTATGGCCGCTTCACGCTGCCGGTCATGGCCGGCGTGTCCGAGGCCCTGGTCGACGAAGGCGTCTCGGTCTTTCTGTGTGCGATCGAAGACGATCCGGCGCTTGGCAAGATCCATGTCGACGCAATGCTGGACAAGCAGGTGGATGGGATCATCGCGACCGGCAAGCGCATCGACCGGGCGCTTCCGGTGGATCTGTCGGGGCTGTCGGTTCCGGTGGTCTACGCCTTCACGCAGGGCGCGCCGGAAAGCGTGACCTTTACCTCGGACGACGCGCAAGGGGTCGAGCTTGCCGTTGCGCAGCTGCTGGCGCTTGGCCGGCGGCGGCTGGTTCATGTGACGGGGCCGGAGGATTTCGCCTCGGTACGCGAGCGCGCTGCCGCCTTTCGCACCCATACCGGAGCTGCAGCGGAGGTGCTTTGCGGCGTCTGGTCGGAGGCCTGGGGGCATGAGGCCGTCGCCAGGCTATGGGGCAGGGGTGGCGAGACGCCCGACGGCATATTCTGCGGCAATGATCAGATCGCGCGCGGCGTCGTGGATGCTCTGCGCGAGCGCGCGGTGCGTGTGCCCGTGGATGTCTCGGTGATCGGTTTCGACAATTGGGAAATCATGGCCGATCAGGCACGTCCCCCGCTGACCTCGGTCGACATGAACCTGAAGGAACTCGGCAAGGAGGCCGGGCGCACGGTGCTTGCGCTGGCGGAGGGCAAGATCATCGAGCCGGGACTGCGCAAGCTGCCCTGCCGGCTTGTGGTGCGGCAATCCTGTGGAGGCGGGGTCGCTTGA
- the hutC gene encoding histidine utilization repressor has translation MQQQSKSRSTLHQTILGELEQKIVSGEWPPGHKLPFELDLAKTYNVSRMTVNKVMTQLVKAGLIERRKRSGSFVAQPKGQSAILEINDIESEVRALGQSYAFSILSKAMRPMHEIDTADWDVPGTARILVLTCLHQAGGVPFCLEERLINLDVVPEASSAAFETEPPGNWLIRQAPWSTAEHRIFAVNATDRLPALLQIPKGSACLIVERRTWSEVGPVTHVRLTYPGKQHAIVARFSPASKPA, from the coding sequence ATGCAACAGCAGAGCAAATCGCGATCGACCCTTCACCAGACGATTCTCGGCGAACTGGAACAGAAGATCGTTTCCGGTGAATGGCCGCCCGGCCACAAATTGCCGTTCGAACTGGATCTGGCAAAGACCTACAACGTGTCGCGCATGACCGTGAACAAGGTGATGACACAGCTCGTGAAGGCCGGACTGATCGAGCGCCGCAAGCGTTCGGGCTCCTTCGTTGCCCAGCCCAAGGGCCAGTCGGCAATCCTGGAGATCAACGATATCGAGTCGGAGGTCCGAGCGCTGGGCCAGTCCTATGCCTTTTCCATTCTGTCCAAGGCCATGCGACCGATGCATGAGATCGACACGGCGGATTGGGACGTTCCCGGCACTGCGCGGATCCTTGTCCTCACCTGCTTGCACCAGGCAGGCGGCGTGCCCTTCTGCCTCGAGGAGCGGCTGATCAACCTGGATGTGGTTCCGGAAGCCTCGAGCGCCGCCTTCGAGACGGAGCCGCCGGGCAACTGGCTCATCCGGCAGGCCCCCTGGTCGACGGCCGAACACCGGATCTTCGCAGTCAATGCAACGGACCGGCTGCCCGCGCTGCTGCAGATCCCGAAAGGCTCCGCCTGCCTGATCGTCGAGCGGCGGACCTGGAGTGAGGTGGGGCCGGTCACCCATGTCCGCCTGACCTATCCCGGCAAGCAGCATGCGATCGTCGCCCGATTTTCTCCGGCCTCCAAGCCCGCCTGA